Genomic window (Carassius auratus strain Wakin unplaced genomic scaffold, ASM336829v1 scaf_tig00021934, whole genome shotgun sequence):
ttttttaaatgatccaaTCATGTTTATTTCTTATCAttttctgtaataaaataaaaacattgagcatgcatttcattttgtattcatttagcagCAAAGTACTCAATTACATCATATATTTTCATGTGAAATAAAGTTAGCATATTTTATCTTAGTGTAAACTAAATACTATATAGCTAATACTGTATAACTAAGTCCAGATCAAACCAAATTAAACTAGTCAAATGATGCAAGATGCAATTTTAGGGCTTGAACTCAGTTAGGTTTGGAGTTAGGTTTGTTCAGCTGGGTAACTGGTTTgggatgtaaaaaataaatgctataatgttTCAAAAACCATCTTTCTCTGATAGTTTCTCTGTTGTTATTAGGTGTTTAATTATCATCAGAATTCTCTGGAATCTTTTTCCTTGAACCAGGTTCTTCATCCAGGAATCAGGCAGCAGGTGCAGATCGATCTGATCCTGATGAAAACGGGAAGTTTAATCCTCAACTGTTTGCCCGGCATCAAGTGGCTCAGCTTGCCCGAGATCGTAGATGAGTTTGAGAAGCTCATGACCAGACAGGTACTGTCACTTTTAGGAATAACCTTCCTTCATGCAGGGTCATTATAGTCaactaaaaccatgaaaaagCTCTTTGATGAATATCACTGTGTTTTAATATGTCTTTGATGCAGATCGATCTTCGGTTTGAAGCGCAGAACATCGAAAAGTTCCAGAAGAACTTCAAAGATCTGCAGTATGTGAAGTTTCCGACGCCTCTCAGACCGTTTGTCACAAGGACTGTGTTGGTGGAAACATATGAGGTCAAAACGACTGTTCTTGATCATTTTAATATCGTGTATCTGTCTTCGTTCCACTGAGAAGAACTAACGCTTTGATTTACACTCTTGTAGAAAAGTGAACCCATCTCGAAGTACCTGAGCCCCGACGTGCCAGAAGGAATCAAGCAGAGAATCGCACGGATGGGTGTCGACCTTCTTCTGAAAATGGTTCGTTAGTACAGGAATCATTCACCTAGGATGAAATTTGgatgaaaatgtactcaaattcatgccacccaagatgtagaggaatttgtttcttcctcagatttggagaactgtagcattacatcacttgctcaccaatggaagtgaatgggtgccatcagaatgagagtctaaacagctgataaaaacatcccaccCCACTCAAGTCCATCATTTAAGAAACTttgaagtgaaaaactgtttgTAAGAacaaaatccatcaagatgtttttaactttagttgattctggccaaaatattttgataacacttcctccagtgaaaacatCAATCCCTTGTTATCTTCTCTCATCAAAATCCACTCGCATATCTGTTAATTAAATTTGTACATTGTGCTTTAATCTGTGCATTCTTCTCTCCTGgttcagatgagatgactttttAACTGGAGGAACTGATATTATGGATTGTTTACACACATATTTTAGCCCTAACATTGGTTAGAAGTTAAAAACATGTTAATGAAGGATCTGTTTCTTACAAAcgcacagctttttgcttcacaagacattaactgatggactggagtggtgtgaattattgtgatgtttttatcagctgtttggactctcattctgacggcacccattcacttccattggtgagcaagtgatgtaatgctacatttctccaaatctgatgaagaaacaaactcctctacatcttggatgacctgagggtgagaacatttccAGCAGATGTAAAATTTTGTGTAGACTACTCCTTTTAAACAATCAATAGTAAGATtaattgtgtgtgtttcatgCGTTTTCTCTGGCAGGTGTTTGTGGATAATTTCGTCCACGGTGACCTCCATCCCGGGAACATCCTGGTGCAGGGTGGGCGAGGAGAGGGCCCCCAGGACAGGGCGACTCTGACGGACATGTGTGACACTGTGGTGGTCAGCATGAGGCCGAGTCCTCCGCCTCTTCAGCTGGTGCTGCTGGACGCAGGGATCGTGGCGCAGCTCAGCGAGGCGGACCAGCGCAACTTCAGAGCCGTGTTTACCGCTGTCGTTCTCAGACAGGTAAAAACATACTCGATGGGGATTCTATTCACATTACTGAATGCTAATTTGAAGTGAATAGAAATGTTCGAGACTCAAAAATCCACAtcattagtattatttacattcaggccatccgagatctagatgagtttgtttcttcatcaaatttgcaaaaatgtagcattgcatcacttgctcaccaatggatgtgaatgggtgccgtcagaatgagagtccaaacatgtGCTCTTGTTGCCAGGGTGAGCGAGTTGCAGAGCTAATCCTTCATCACGCCCGCGCCAATGAGTGTCAGGATGTGACGCGTTTCAAGAAGGAAATGGCTGAGCTAGTGGATCATGCACTCAGTGACACACTGTCTCTGGGAAAGGTACGAGTTTAACTAGTTAAAAACCTATATACCACCAGTCAAGTTTGAACTAACTGagattttagtttttgaaagatgtctcttctgctcaaccaATGATGCATTGATGCATTTAAGAATACAATAAAACTAGTAATATTGCTAAATgttattagaattaaaaaataaatattttatattgtaaaatgggattcatttctgtgatgcgcaagctgtattttcagcatcattactccagtcttcagaaatcattctgaaatgctgttcaagaaacatttcttaatgttaaaaacagttgctttgtatttttgtggaaacgatgATATGCTACCATTGAAACATTTGAGATATGTACGTTTGGAGAAGATAAataaggaaattaatacttttattaatcaagaatgagttaaattgatcaaaagtgactgttaaGACATGTAGAATGTtaataaagatttctatttcaaggaAATGCTGTTCATTGAATCTTATGGTTTCCATAAACAAATATCAAACTGCATGAACTGTTCATGTTGGTTTACACGACATGTGGTGTTTTATAGATTCAGGTGTCTGAGCTGTTGTCTCGAGTCTTCGGTTTACTGATTCATCACAAGGTGAGAGCAGCTGGTCTTAGCACAAGTTTAGCACATCAGAAAATGTCTGTGAAATAATGCTAATTGGCTTAATGCCTTAACATCTACATCTCAATAACTCAAAGAGcagcttttaaatgtataaacggGAAGTAGTACTAAAAAACTAagcatttctgttttaatgtgaaTATTTGACTTGTTTTTTCTGCGTTTTAAAGTTATACTTGAATTTAGGAGTaacacaactgaaataaaataatgcataaacatGAACTGTGCATGCACAATAAATACTAACATATGAAGCAGACATTTCTGCATTAAACATCTGGCATGCACAAATAGTTAATGTGACATATTGTGATGTAGTGATTTTACGCTGTATTGTGATGCTGTTGTGTGTTTCAGTCAGAGATGTTTTGCTCCTCGTGTTTCAGGTGAAGTTGGAGAGTAATTTTGCATCTATGGTGTTTGCCATCATGGTCCTGGAGGGTTTGGGTAGATCCCTGGATCCCAACCTGGACATCCTGGAGATCGCCAAACCCCTCCTACTGAGAAACCTGCTCTGATACGCTCTTCAGTGACTTCACTGTCAGCATTTACCTCACTGGTCCAGCCTGCTGCTTTAATAAAGAGTGCTGATCAGGGAACGTACCATCACTCTGGGATCAATTTACATGTGCATGGTTATATAGGGAAAGTTAAAGGTGTTTCTGGGTTAATAACATATCCTGTGATATTGGGATTGGATTATACACATGGGACCAGATACAGTCTTTTTGTGTCTTATTATGTACGATACATCAACTAAAGCCACTGTTCACTTTGAGCGTGTTTATCCATTTTACCAAGTGCATAAACCCAAGGCTGCTTTTAAAATCTCTGAAAAGATACATATATTGTCATTAGAGTTAGTGGTTACAATCCATTAACATTTATAAGGGAACCAAGCAAGACTTTAACCAGACTTTGTTTGTCTATGTTTAAATTGGTACTGTCAAACGATTAaccatgattaatcgcatccaaaataaaagtttttgtttgcataataatgtgtgtgttctgtgtctatttattatgtatatataaatacacacaaatacactgtatatttaaaaaatatttacatatctgtatttatattataaatatatttaatatataaacatacattttttcttaaatatatacattcatgtttgtttttatatatatatatatatatatatatatacaggggcggttctaccggggtggcaaatgccaccctaaaagaaagccttgccacccatGCGGCCACCCCaattggcagcaacgaattaaagggttatggccaatttgaaaatttacgagagCGAATCttgtgatcccgctccgaactcctgaactgattcaaatgatttgcgatccccaaactgactcaaatgattcgcgaacccgctttgaactcccgaactgactcaaatgattcgcgaacccgctacgaactcctgaactgattcaaatgattcgcgaacccgctacgaactcctgaactgattcaaatgattcgcgatcccgctccgaattcccgaactgactcaaatgattcgcgaacccgctccgaactctcgaattgattcaaatgatccgcgaagccgctcctgaactctcgaattgattcaaatgatccgcgaagccgctccgaactcccgaactgattcaaatgatttgcgatccccaaactgactcaaatgattcgcg
Coding sequences:
- the LOC113077192 gene encoding uncharacterized aarF domain-containing protein kinase 2-like → MSALCAKHLLQNFRCMVHRVSIRIPSRALFIFKRNHVISQAPKVGLLCWSVCGITSASGQEAIHHQQRPTERKSVARVQIHRFVFALRLGIRALVLSVKFSPLLILYPLTYLSQRWASHWLDALLWVTETSGPTFIKLGQWASTRRDIFSRDFCDRFSRLHVRVKPHPWSHTKLCLRRAFGDGWRQMFVFDGKEPVGSGCVAQVYRAKAKVKSVEDPGFQKLVEELEKNDLLEAWEIPGLGGALSDFWETDEEETRDVRERPGPDPQLEEERLIPVAIKVLHPGIRQQVQIDLILMKTGSLILNCLPGIKWLSLPEIVDEFEKLMTRQIDLRFEAQNIEKFQKNFKDLQYVKFPTPLRPFVTRTVLVETYEKSEPISKYLSPDVPEGIKQRIARMGVDLLLKMVFVDNFVHGDLHPGNILVQGGRGEGPQDRATLTDMCDTVVVSMRPSPPPLQLVLLDAGIVAQLSEADQRNFRAVFTAVVLRQGERVAELILHHARANECQDVTRFKKEMAELVDHALSDTLSLGKIQVSELLSRVFGLLIHHKVKLESNFASMVFAIMVLEGLGRSLDPNLDILEIAKPLLLRNLL